One Fimbriiglobus ruber genomic window carries:
- a CDS encoding sigma factor, whose translation MPQPEFPPAVRAMIRSFAAKVAGYGVAAAHDREDAAQELAVALIRRWDRFDPARGPAEPFAATVLYRTAAELHRKQTAAKRDRGRVTDGVDLDRIPDLSSWRGDVADVATVLAAVSDDMRDLAAVLAATGSKAAAARALGISPSTLRRRVARLRARFEDHGFGNF comes from the coding sequence GTGCCCCAGCCCGAGTTCCCGCCCGCCGTCCGGGCCATGATCCGGTCGTTCGCCGCGAAAGTCGCCGGCTACGGCGTCGCGGCCGCCCACGACCGGGAGGACGCGGCCCAGGAGCTGGCCGTGGCTCTCATCCGCCGGTGGGACCGGTTCGACCCGGCCCGCGGGCCGGCCGAGCCGTTCGCCGCCACCGTCCTCTACCGGACGGCCGCCGAACTTCACCGCAAGCAGACGGCGGCCAAGCGGGATCGTGGTCGAGTCACCGACGGTGTCGATCTCGACCGGATCCCCGACTTGTCGTCCTGGCGGGGGGACGTCGCGGACGTCGCGACAGTGTTGGCCGCCGTGTCCGACGACATGCGCGACTTGGCCGCCGTTCTCGCCGCGACCGGGTCGAAGGCCGCGGCCGCCCGGGCCCTGGGGATCTCCCCGTCGACCCTCCGCCGGCGGGTCGCCCGCCTCCGGGCTCGGTTCGAGGACCACGGGTTCGGAAATTTTTGA